The following coding sequences are from one Natrarchaeobius halalkaliphilus window:
- a CDS encoding xanthine dehydrogenase family protein molybdopterin-binding subunit produces the protein MTANQLQTEQQTKRVFSSVGTSHYGPDDRSKVTGELTYADDFDADGLLHANVCRSTRASATIEDVDTSEAEAIDGVEAVITAADVPNNKSASNVVGQSQEVGLLEAKHQVLADDVVRFFGEPIAIVAATDPQIASEATERIRVSYGSKEGVFDPREAMEPDAPEVHGGNNVIARWKLREGDVDEAFEDAAVVVEDTYETSFQEHAHLEPESGVSWIDDDGVLNLRVATQVIEQYREVAEILDLPESKVRVRGTLMGGGFGGKEDLTVEPYIALLTWETGRPVKLTYDRDEMFVGRHKRSPFTVRYKHAADEDGNLVAVESELVSDSGAYVYLSPWILMYATYHSTGPYDIPNVKADGYSVLTNNTPGSAFRSFGAVEATFGVEQQIDAIARELEMDPAELRRKNYFERGDTTATGQPIDSAVMLGESQDAALDALGEPSQSDDPDVVVGQGFASSWQSYGRMRYLGDISSSWVGLEKDGSAIVRSGIPDLGGGQRESLRQIASEELGIPTEDIQVNSSDTQSTPLGGTVTASRGLYMSGNAVRKTANTLRQQILEKAGDLLEEDADDLDISDGVVHTSGRTNEVSVSDVVIACHAEGNPLQNLETFRAPTEPPIEDEILEGSIFPDFTFSTQAAEVEVNTRTGEVSVSKLALAHDVGKAINPSRVQGQIEGGAVQGLGYALMEDYSLDDGVPLTRNLSDYKLPSTADAPEMETIILESESGNGPYGAKGIGEPSITATPAAILNGIYDAIGGRVTELPASPEKVFTAMTEADD, from the coding sequence ATGACCGCTAATCAACTCCAGACGGAACAGCAGACGAAGCGGGTGTTCTCGAGCGTCGGGACCAGCCACTACGGTCCGGACGACCGCTCGAAAGTCACCGGCGAGCTAACGTATGCGGACGACTTCGATGCGGACGGACTGTTACACGCCAACGTGTGTCGATCGACACGCGCGTCCGCCACTATCGAAGACGTCGATACGTCCGAGGCCGAAGCGATAGACGGCGTCGAGGCCGTCATTACGGCTGCGGACGTCCCGAACAACAAGTCGGCATCGAACGTCGTTGGACAATCTCAGGAGGTCGGATTGCTCGAAGCCAAACATCAGGTACTCGCGGACGACGTCGTCCGATTTTTCGGTGAACCGATCGCGATCGTCGCGGCCACGGATCCACAGATCGCTTCCGAGGCGACCGAGCGCATTCGTGTGAGCTACGGGTCGAAGGAGGGCGTCTTCGATCCCAGAGAGGCGATGGAACCGGACGCACCCGAGGTTCACGGAGGCAACAACGTCATCGCCCGCTGGAAACTCAGAGAGGGTGACGTCGACGAGGCGTTCGAGGACGCGGCGGTCGTCGTCGAGGACACCTACGAAACGTCGTTCCAGGAGCACGCACATCTGGAACCCGAATCCGGCGTCTCCTGGATCGACGATGACGGCGTGTTGAACCTTCGAGTCGCGACCCAGGTTATCGAGCAATACCGGGAGGTCGCGGAGATTCTGGACCTTCCCGAGAGCAAAGTCCGCGTCCGCGGAACCCTTATGGGCGGCGGATTCGGCGGAAAAGAAGACCTCACCGTCGAACCGTACATCGCCTTGCTCACGTGGGAAACCGGACGACCGGTAAAACTCACCTACGATCGCGACGAAATGTTCGTCGGTCGACACAAACGATCGCCGTTTACCGTCCGATACAAACACGCCGCAGACGAGGATGGAAACCTCGTCGCCGTCGAGTCAGAGCTAGTCTCCGATTCCGGTGCGTACGTCTACTTGAGCCCGTGGATCCTGATGTACGCGACCTATCACTCCACCGGCCCGTACGACATTCCGAACGTGAAAGCCGACGGCTACTCCGTGCTGACGAACAACACGCCGGGGAGTGCGTTCCGCTCGTTCGGTGCCGTCGAAGCGACGTTCGGCGTCGAACAACAGATCGACGCCATCGCCCGCGAACTCGAGATGGACCCCGCCGAACTCCGCCGGAAGAACTATTTCGAGCGAGGGGATACGACGGCGACGGGTCAGCCGATCGATTCGGCAGTCATGCTCGGAGAGTCCCAGGACGCCGCCCTCGACGCGCTCGGGGAGCCGTCCCAGTCCGACGATCCGGACGTCGTCGTCGGACAGGGCTTTGCCAGTAGCTGGCAATCGTACGGACGGATGCGGTATCTCGGGGACATCTCCTCGTCGTGGGTCGGACTCGAGAAAGACGGCAGCGCGATCGTTCGTTCCGGTATTCCGGACCTCGGCGGCGGACAGCGCGAGTCTCTGCGACAGATCGCATCCGAGGAACTCGGTATTCCGACCGAGGATATCCAGGTGAATTCGAGCGACACGCAGTCGACTCCGCTGGGCGGGACCGTGACCGCCTCGCGCGGACTGTACATGTCCGGAAACGCGGTTCGAAAGACGGCCAATACGCTCCGCCAGCAGATACTCGAGAAAGCGGGGGACCTCTTGGAGGAGGACGCGGACGACCTGGACATCTCCGATGGCGTCGTCCACACGTCGGGCCGAACGAACGAGGTTTCAGTAAGCGACGTCGTCATCGCCTGCCACGCGGAGGGGAATCCGCTACAGAACCTAGAGACCTTCCGCGCCCCGACGGAGCCACCGATCGAGGACGAAATCCTCGAAGGATCGATCTTCCCGGACTTCACGTTCAGTACCCAGGCCGCGGAGGTCGAGGTCAACACCCGCACCGGTGAGGTCTCCGTGAGCAAACTCGCACTCGCTCACGACGTCGGAAAGGCGATCAACCCCTCGCGCGTTCAGGGACAGATCGAAGGCGGTGCGGTTCAGGGACTCGGCTACGCGCTCATGGAGGATTACTCCCTGGACGACGGCGTTCCGCTCACGCGAAACCTCTCGGATTACAAGCTGCCGTCGACGGCCGACGCGCCGGAGATGGAGACGATCATCCTCGAGTCCGAGTCCGGAAACGGACCGTACGGTGCGAAAGGGATCGGTGAACCGTCGATCACTGCGACGCCGGCCGCCATCTTAAACGGCATCTACGACGCGATCGGCGGGCGCGTCACGGAGCTCCCCGCCTCACCGGAAAAAGTGTTTACGGCGATGACCGAGGCAGACGACTAA